From Brassica rapa cultivar Chiifu-401-42 chromosome A06, CAAS_Brap_v3.01, whole genome shotgun sequence:
ATTCCATTAAAAATTTGATAAGGAATTAACTGAATGAATCTATTCCATTTTTTCTCTACATTCCTTCATGTTATTCCACTAATTTTCATTCCACCAATTCCTAAACATGCTTACCAGTTACGGTTGTGTTTGTAGCCTTAACGTTCGCATGGTAAAAATAATTCATGAGAAGTTGAACATGTATCAAATAGTGCGCACATGTTGACGAAACTCAAAGACATATTAAACTTGCGTCATTGAAACAATCAAAGCTAAACCAACATGATCTGAATGATGATAATTGTACGTGTACATTATTATTCAAACAAGTAGGCATAACGCGCTAGAAAACTTTACACGAGAAGTTTGTTTCTCCTTGGTTTAAATGTTAAGGTGAGAAGATTGGTTTTGACTTTtgataaagaagaagagaacataGGTGTTGAACAACTTGTACCGGCTATCCACTTACTTCTTTTCATTGCTGTATTGGCTATTTAAGATTAATGCTTCCACGAGGGTACAATCAGTTCACCTACCTTACCATCTCTAGTATTAAATTGCCATCCGAGTGTTTATTTTCCGGTTATTTGTTTGcctttattattaataatttaatagatGTTGTTTGTATGTTTTCAACTTTGAtaactagattttttttaatatctatatatatatatattaataattttagtgtGATCTCAAAGGTTTTCTAGGCTCAAAGACTAATCACCAAGAAATCcataaaaatctatattttataagttttaaaaaacGAGAGCTCGACTATGAAATGTCTTATTTTACTGGTAGTTGTAAGAAAGCAGGCTTTCAGATAAACTGAGCCAAGTGGCATCTCTTAACTCTTATTTTGTGCTGTTGTGCTTGAGAGCTCgactccaattttttttttaactaatagtatcagtttttttatttaatatttgaaataccTTAAAGTtgaatatcattttttaaaaacaagaaatcaaaatatcctatatttgagtttagggtttgatcattattgtttagattttagtatttagaagatgaaattgaatttataaacttttataaataattttaaaacatttataaatgatttaaaaaaattagtcttttatcataaaattaaattatttataaaaatgattataatttttttttaaatgaaaaatgatattaaaattGCGATAAATCAGAATTTCCTCAAAAATAATTATACGGCCgaaaataaattagttataaaaGTTAGGGACTAGAAGAAAAACTTCCTCTATTTCTTTTTggtgtttttaaaaaatcaacagCTCGTGAAATCTGACGAACTGAAGCTGTCTTCGCAAACGCACATCACATTTTGCACAACATCGTACTTATCGCCTccctctcgctctctctctccctctccgcCATGCAAGCTCTTCAATCCTCCTCCCTCCGCGCTTCTCCGCCGAACCCACTTCGAACACCTTCCAACCGCCAATCCCATCAGATCACCACCAATGCGAGACCCACCACGAGACGCTCCTTCATCTCCGCATCAGCCTCCGTCTCCGCTCCCAAACGCGAGACGGATCCGAAGAAACGCGTCGTGATTACCGGAATGGGCCTCGTCTCCGTCTTCGGCAACGACGTCGATGCGTACTACGAGAAGCTCCTCTCCGGCGAGAGTGGAATCAGCTTGATCGATCGATTCGATGCCTCCAAGTTCCCGACTCGATTCGGTGGCCAGATCCGTGGGTTTAGCTCCGAAGGGTACATTGATGGGAAGAATGAGCGGAGGCTTGATGATTGCTTGAAGTACTGCATTGTCGCTGGGAAGAAGGCTCTTGAAAGTGCCAATCTTGGTGGTGATAAGCTTAACACGGTACTACTCTCTCTTTAGATTGATCAAAGTTCAAATTTTTAAGATTGATTCAGTTTAAAGTTCATGTCTTTAGTCATGAGGTTTGGTTTCTCTTTGATGGGTTTAACCAAAGTTTTCAACTTTTGGGTGTTCTTGTAGATTGATcaaagttcaattttttttaagactGATTCAGTTTAAAGTTCATGTCTTTAGTCATGAGGTTTGGTTTATCTTTGATGGGTTTAACTAAAGTTTTTAACTTGTGGACGTTCGTGTAGATTGATCAAAGTTCAAATTTGTAGGACTGATTCAGTTTAAAGTTCATATCTTTAGTTATGAGGTTGGTTTCTCTTTGATGGGTTTAACTAAAGTTTTCAACTTGTGGGTGTTCTTGTAGATTGATCAAAGTTCAAATTTCTAAGACTGATTCAGTTTTAAAGTTCATGTCTTTAGTCAGGAGGTTTGGTTTCTCTTTATGGGTTTAACTAAAGTTTTCAACTTATTGTAGATTGATAAGCAGAAAGCTGGAGTACTAGTTGGGACTGGTATGGGTGGTTTGACTGTGTTTTCAGACGGTGTTCAAGCTTTAGTTGAGAAAGGTCACAGGAGGATATCTCCCTTCTTTATTCCTTACGCTATCACGAACATGGGTTCTGCTTTGTTGGCGATTGATCTTGGTCTTATGGGTCCGAACTACTCGATCTCTACCGCTTGTGCTACTTCTAACTACTGCTTTTACGCTGCTGCGAACCACATTCGCCGTGGTGAAGCTGATATGATGGTTGCTGGTGGAACCGAGGCTGCTATTATACCTATTGGGTTGGGAGGTTTTGTTGCTTGTAGGGCATTGTCGCAGAGAAATGATGACCCTCAAACTGCTTCAAGGCCGTGGGATAAACAGAGAGATGGATTTGTCATGGGTGAAGGCGCTGGTGTGCTGGTATGCCTCACAAATTCTTACTCTTCACATCAACTTGAAACTATAAATTTGCATACAGTTTGCTCTTAGTGTTTGGGTCTAAATGGAATTGTTGGGCTTGATACACTGCTTTGTTTAAACTTGGGTTCTCATAGTTGATTAGGTTTGGAAATGTCCTTGTTGAATTGTACTACTCTTACAAAGATGGTTTAAACCACCATGAGATTGGCTCATTCATGTGATATGTTGTTTCCGCAAgttgttaatttatatatactctAATAGGTGATGGAAAGCTTGGAACATGCCATGAAACGTGGTGCTCCAATTGTAGCAGAGTATCTTGGAGGTGCTGTTAACTGTGATGCTCATCATATGACTGATCCAAGAGCTGATGGGCTTGGTGTCTCTTCCTGCATTGAAAGCTGCCTTGAAGATGCTGGTGTATCACCCGAGGAGGTAACAAGaactaactttttattttattacgtgttacatttcatatttatattattcatAGCTTGTGATTGTTTGAACGTTTTTGCAGGTAAACTACATCAATGCCCATGCAACTTCAACTCTTGCTGGTGATCTTGCTGAGATCAATGCCATTAAAAAGGTGTTCAAAAGCACTTCAGGGATCAAAATCAATGCCACTAAGGTTCGTCCCCAACGCTCAATGCTGTTTTTAATGATCTTCTCCCCTTCTATTTCCTGTTTTGGTTTGCTTTGCATTTCCTAAACATGACAGTTTTGTGAATGCATCATGTTACAGTCTATGATAGGTCACTGCCTCGGTGCAGCTGGAGGTCTCGAAGCTATTGCCACCGTGAAGGCTATCAACACTGGATGGCTTCATCCCTCTATCAACCAATTTGTACGTCTCcccttttaaaaaataatttattcaattcgACATAATCCATAGCAAAAAACCTCAGTTTTCTCTGTGTCTTAGACACTTAACACACTGTTGTTTGTCATTGTAGAACCCAGAACCAGCAGTGGACTTTGACACGGTCGCAAACGAGAAGAAGCAGCACGAGGTTAATGTTGGTAAGTGACGACCAGCATTCTTTGTCATTTGATTAAAACCCGACGATGGTTTCTCTGATAAAGCGTGTCTGTTTTCTTCTTGGTGCAGCT
This genomic window contains:
- the LOC103827740 gene encoding 3-oxoacyl-[acyl-carrier-protein] synthase I, chloroplastic, producing the protein MQALQSSSLRASPPNPLRTPSNRQSHQITTNARPTTRRSFISASASVSAPKRETDPKKRVVITGMGLVSVFGNDVDAYYEKLLSGESGISLIDRFDASKFPTRFGGQIRGFSSEGYIDGKNERRLDDCLKYCIVAGKKALESANLGGDKLNTIDKQKAGVLVGTGMGGLTVFSDGVQALVEKGHRRISPFFIPYAITNMGSALLAIDLGLMGPNYSISTACATSNYCFYAAANHIRRGEADMMVAGGTEAAIIPIGLGGFVACRALSQRNDDPQTASRPWDKQRDGFVMGEGAGVLVMESLEHAMKRGAPIVAEYLGGAVNCDAHHMTDPRADGLGVSSCIESCLEDAGVSPEEVNYINAHATSTLAGDLAEINAIKKVFKSTSGIKINATKSMIGHCLGAAGGLEAIATVKAINTGWLHPSINQFNPEPAVDFDTVANEKKQHEVNVAISNSFGFGGHNSVVAFSAFKP